One Anaerolineales bacterium genomic window, ATACTCCTTTAGGCCGGTTATTGGGCAGCGGTGCGACCATAACTGGGAAAGTGCTCGGGGTTGAGCAGGTGCCGGCTGTGAAGGGGCAAGCGATGTCGTCTTACGAACCGCGCGCCATTAAAGGCACTGGCGTTACCTATGCTACATCACCTCAAGGAGCGGATCATACCAGTGGATTGACCATACGAGCAAAAGTCGATCACCTGGACCCGGCAATTCAAGCTGATTTATCACGACCCATGCAAATCAATATGGCTGGTTATGATTCACTTGGTGCCTGTATTTTCACCGGTTCTGGATTTACCGCTGCGCCAGATTCGATACGAGATCTGATCAATGCGCGCTATGGGTGGAATGTTGGCTCCGATTTTTTACAGGTGCTGGGTCGTGAATCATTGAAATGGGAACACGAATTTAACCGCCTGGCAGGATTTACCAGTGCGGACGACCGCCTGCCTGAATGGATGACTCGCGAGCCATTGCCACCCAATAATTCTGTTTTTGATGTATCTGATGAAGATCTGGATGGAGTGTATAACTGGTAGAAAACCTCAGAAACAAGGGTTTACTATCCGCCAGGAATAATCTTGGCGGATTTTCATTTATTTAATAGAGCATATTATTTAACTTCCATCAAAATATAAAAACCGGAAAATAGGTTCAGAGCAGGCTATAATTACTGAGAGGGAAACGAAAATGACTGAACCAGAAGAACGACAAAAGCTTGAAAAATTAAAGAAAGAAATAAACTTTCATGATTACCGTTATCATGTTCTTGACTCGCCGGTGATCAGCGATTATGAATATGACCAACTGGTGAAAGGTCTTCGAAAGATCGAGGCAGAACATCCGGATTGGATTACACCTGATTCACCTTCCCAGAGAGCCGGAGCAAAACCTTTAGATAAATTTGTAAAGGTAAGACACCCCAGTCCGATCTTGAGCCTGGCTAATGCATTTACCGATACTGATGTACGTGCCTGGTTTGACCGGATTGGCCGACTGGATTCGACTGTACGCACGACTGATTTTCTGGTTGAGCCAAAAATCGATGGCTTAACCATTGTGTTGCATTATCATAACGGTATATTCGTCCAGGGAGCCACCCGGGGGGATGGAATGATTGGAGAGGATATCACCGAGAATTTAAGAACGATGCGTGTGTTACCGCTGAAGATACCTGTGCTGCCAAATGGATCCATTCCTCCGTCGGAACTGGTAGTCAGGGGTGAAGCGTTTATTACGGTAAAGGATTTCGAAAAGCTGAATAAAAGGCTTGAGGAAGCTGGAGAAGCCACGTATCAAAACCCGCGAAATACGGCTGCCGGTTCTTTACGCCAGCTGGACCCGGGATTAACTGCTCGACGCCCATTAAGCATGCTGATCTACGCCATCGTCGCTGCGAATGGGGATATACCAATGACGCAAAAAGAGCGCCTGGAATATCTCAACACCTTAGGATTTCCCGTTCCACAATCATTTTATTGTAAGACCTTAGAAGATGCTATCATTGCGTATAGCCACATATGTGATCAACGTGATCAGTTTGCCTATGAAGCTGATGGTGCGGTTATCAAACTTAATGACCTGGCCTTGTCTGAGAAACTCGGAGTGGTTGGGAAGGACCCGCGTGGGGCGATCGCATATAAATTCCCTGCCCGTGAAGTGACCACGAAGCTGCTTGATATCGGGGTTAATGTTGGTCGGACCGGAGTGCTAACGCCATACGCGATCCTTCAAGCGGTTGAAGTGGGAGGAGTTGTCGTCAGGCAAGCCACGTTACATAATTTCGATTACATCCGCGATAAGGATATCCGCATCGGTGATCGGGTTGCATTAAAGAGGGCTGGAGATGTAATACCTTATGTGATTGGGCCTATCAGCGACGTGCGTGATGGGACTGAAGTCGTATTTGATCCTCCACGCGCCTGCCCGACCTGCAGGCAGCCTGTAGAGCATTTCGAAGGTGAGGTAGCCTGGTACTGCGTCAATATTGCCTGCCCGGCACAGCTGATTCGTAACCTTGAACATTTCGCCTCCAGAGGCGCAATGGATATTGTTGGCATGGGACATAAAATTGTAGAGCAGCTTGTTGATGCGAGTCTTGTGAAGGACGTCGCTGACATCTATTCATTAAATAACGCAAAGCTCCTTGCCCTGGAGGGATTCGCCACGAAAAAAGCTGATAATCTCCTGGCTTCCATTCAAGCCTCGAAAAGCCAGCCTTTGAACCGGGTGATCAATGCCCTCGGGATACATGGGGTGGGGGAGGTAATGGCGGTTGAGCTTGCCCAGCATTTCCTGGATCTAAGCATGTTGTCGCACGCAAGCCTGAGTGACCTGCAGAAGATCGAAGGGGTTGGCCCAAATATCGCCTTGGCAATTACAGATTGGTTCAAACGTAAGACCAACCGCCAAGTGTTGGAGAAATTACATCAGGCTGGTGTGTGGCCTACCGAACAGCCTGTGGAACGAAAGGACACGCAAAACCTACCGCTTTCTGAGCTTATTTTTGTGATCACTGGTACGATTGAAGGTTATACACGCGATGAGCTAAAGGATCTCATTACAAAGAATGGTGGTAAAGTAACTGATTCAGTCAGCAAGAATACGAGTTATGTACTGGTTGGCGAACAGCCGGGTTCAAAACTGGATAAGGCAAAAAAACTCGGTGTTAATATCATTGATATCGAAAACTTTAAGCAGCTGATCAATCAATGATGGTAGTAAACGAGATAACCAGTGTAGATGAATAACTTACCAATGGCAGAAATCATCCTTAAGGCTGGCAGGGAGAAATCGCTCTTGCGCCATCATCCGTGGATTTTCTCTGGGGCAATCAG contains:
- a CDS encoding DNA ligase (NAD(+)) LigA; translation: MTEPEERQKLEKLKKEINFHDYRYHVLDSPVISDYEYDQLVKGLRKIEAEHPDWITPDSPSQRAGAKPLDKFVKVRHPSPILSLANAFTDTDVRAWFDRIGRLDSTVRTTDFLVEPKIDGLTIVLHYHNGIFVQGATRGDGMIGEDITENLRTMRVLPLKIPVLPNGSIPPSELVVRGEAFITVKDFEKLNKRLEEAGEATYQNPRNTAAGSLRQLDPGLTARRPLSMLIYAIVAANGDIPMTQKERLEYLNTLGFPVPQSFYCKTLEDAIIAYSHICDQRDQFAYEADGAVIKLNDLALSEKLGVVGKDPRGAIAYKFPAREVTTKLLDIGVNVGRTGVLTPYAILQAVEVGGVVVRQATLHNFDYIRDKDIRIGDRVALKRAGDVIPYVIGPISDVRDGTEVVFDPPRACPTCRQPVEHFEGEVAWYCVNIACPAQLIRNLEHFASRGAMDIVGMGHKIVEQLVDASLVKDVADIYSLNNAKLLALEGFATKKADNLLASIQASKSQPLNRVINALGIHGVGEVMAVELAQHFLDLSMLSHASLSDLQKIEGVGPNIALAITDWFKRKTNRQVLEKLHQAGVWPTEQPVERKDTQNLPLSELIFVITGTIEGYTRDELKDLITKNGGKVTDSVSKNTSYVLVGEQPGSKLDKAKKLGVNIIDIENFKQLINQ